The DNA window CTAAGCTCAGCTATATCACCACCAGCAAAAAAACTGGATTTTTCAGAACGTAATATAACCCCTGTAAACTGCATATTTTTTAGTTTATTAATCGTCGCTATGTAGTCATCAATAAACACTCGATCGAGTAGATTAACACTTGCATTGGGCTTATCTAAAATTAAATGCACTATTCCAGCACCGTCTTGCTCTATACGGATTGATGACATACGTTACCCCTTTACACGTTCAATAATTGTTGCGATCCCCATACCGCCACCGACACACAAGGTTACAAGGCCACGTTTCAAGTCACGTGCTTCTAACTCATCTAGTAATGTCCCTAAGATAATTGCCCCCGTAGCCCCAAGTGGATGACCCATGGCAATAGAACCACCATTCACATTGACGATGTCTGGTGAGACATTAAGTTCACTCATAAATCGCATAACAACGGCGGCAAAGGCTTCATTGACCTCAAATAAATCAATATCATCTATGGTTAATCCCGCCACTGCTAATGCTTTTTGGGTCGCGGGTACGGGCCCAGTTAACATGATTGTGGGATCAGCGCCGACCACAGCAGTAGCGACAACTCTTGCTCTTGGTTTTAATCCCCATTTAACGCCCGCTTCAGCGCTACCGAGTAAAACCAGCGCTGCCCCATCAACAATTCCAGAGGCATTGCCTGGTGTATGGACATGTTGAATTTGTCCGACTTGTGGATACTTACGTTGAGCAACACTATCAAAAACAGTTTGACCAAGGCGACTAAAAGAAGGGTTTAGCTTTGCTAATGTAGCGAGAGAACAATCTGGACGAACAAGCTGATCTTTATCAAGTAATAATATGCCATTACGATCACATACAGGAATAACTGATTTATCGAATGCGTTACGTTGCCAAGCCGCAGTGGCGCGTTGATGGGAACGAACAGCAAAAGCATCAACATCTTCACGACGATAACCATCCAGTGTCGCAATTAAGTCAGCACCGATACCCTGTGGCATATAGTCAGTGGCTAGGCTTGTTTCTGGATCCATCGACCAAGCGCCACCATCGCTGCCCATTTTTACGCGCGACATCGATTCAACACCGCCTGCAATGACGAGGTGCTCCCAACCAGAGCGTATTTTCATTGCAGCTATATTGACTGACTTTAGGCCTGATGCACAAAATCTATTTAAGCTAACCCCTGCAACGTTATCTTTCCAACCTGCAACTAATGCAGCTGTTTTAGCAATGTCAGCACCTTGATCCCCAATAGGCGTAACGCACCCTAACACGATGTCATCCACAGCGTCAGTATCAAAACCATGCAGGACCTGTAAATGATTAAGTAAATCAGCTAATAGGTTAACGGGCTTAACTTCATACAAAGCACCACTTGGTTTACCTAAACCTCGCGGCGTTCGAATAGCGTCATAAATGAATGCTTGGGGGATCATCAGAACCTCCTAGATAGATAGAAATAAAAAGCAGACCTTACCACAACAGTAGCACAACATAACCGCAACAATAGTGCGGCAGATCATAGGGTTTATACTGATATTCTATTAATACGCTTGAATAGTTTTTGCCGAGTTTCCACTCTTATCTTGTAACTCAACATCAGCCCCACGGGCGATAAGTAGATTTTTTAACTCATCACGACCAAACAGTGTTGCATACATAACGGCAGTCTGTCCTGCGTTATTTTGTTGATTTGTATCACAATCACTTTTCATCAGCGTATTTGCAATTTTAAATTCGGCTCTAAAAATAGCAGCCATTAATGCAGTATTCCCCCTGTGATCCTTAGCGCACACATTTGCGCCTCGTTTAATTAATGTATTAACAATAGATGTTTTACCGTTATATGTTGCGATCATTAAAGCCGTATAACCTTTATTATTTTTGACATCAATTGGTAACCCTGCATTTAAGAATTCATTAACAACCTCATCATCACCAGTTCTCGCCGCAGCATAAAAATACGGTAGCAGCGTGTTATATTCAGCGTTATCAGATAATTCATTAGCACTTAAACTCATGATGGAAAATAAAAATACAACAGGAATAAGAAGGTACTTTATTCGGAATTTTTTTTTAAAATTAAACATGTGATGATACTCAATATGTGGATGCAAATGCGAAAGGAAGTCCTTTCGCATTACTATTCAAATTAACTTATAAGCTCATCGCCATTTTTATAACTTTAGCAAGATCACCGTTTACCGCTTTTGTTAATTGTGTGCCGTATTCAGTATCTGCTTTATAGAAAAAGCTGAGCATCGTATACTTCACACTCTCATTTTTAACCGCACCAAGATCTCCTGATAGGTTTCGAATTAAGTTATGCTGCTCCTGTACAGTAAAACTACGGTAAAGTTCGCCAGCTTGGGCAAAATTCGATTGCTTATCTATAGCAAGTTGCTGCACATGACCCGTTAACGAAGGCGTTGAATGACGTGCTTTTTTATCTTCGACAACACCTTCGCTACTTGGCTGATAATTAACATCCGACATTGTTACGCCCATATTATGTGCGCCATCTTGGTTATAGTTCACCACATTCACAGTAGGTCTGTTAATCGGTAATTGCTGATGATTTGCACCCAAGCGATACATTTGCGTATCAGAATAAGAAAATATGCGTCCTTGTAATAATCTATCTTCTGACGGTTCAATACCTTGGATTAGGTTTGCAGGTGACATTGCTACTTGTTCCGTTTCTTGGAAAAAGTTTGTTGGCATTCTATTTAATGTCATCGTTCCAACTTTCGTTTCAGGAATATTCGTCCACATTTTAGTTACGTCTAACGGATTATATTGAAAATTATTCAGATCAGATGGGTTCATCACCTTAATGTAAAGATCCCACTGTGGATATTGTTCCTCCGCAATGCTGTCATATAAGTCTCGTGTTAAATGCTGAAAGTCCTTCGATTGAACATTAGCAACTTCATCTAGATCTAAATTATCAATACCTTGGAGACTCTTCCAATGAAACTTAACATAATTAACTTCACCTGATTCGTTAATCATCTTATATGCATGAACACCAAATCCATCCATTTTACGGTAACTTGCTGGTGTACCATTATCACTGTAAAGCCAAGTTAACATGTGAGTAGAGCCGGGTTCGTTTGAAAAGAAATCAAAAACGCGATTTGGGTCTTGAATATTAGTAACAGGTGATGGTTTTAACGAGTGGACCATATCAGGAAATTTAATTGCATCCCTGATAAAGAATACAGGCATGTTAAGACCAACAAGATCCCAGTTTCCCTCATCCGTGTAAAATTTAGTTGCAAAACCTCTAGGGTCACGCAATGTCTCAGGACTGCCTTTGCTGTGCATAACAGATGAAAAACGCACAAACACAGGCGTTTCTTTACCTTTATCTGCAAACGGTGCTGCTGCTGTAATACCACTGAAGTCCTGAGTCGCAACAAATACACCATGAGCACCAGTACCGCGGGCGTGTACAACTCGTTCAGGGATACGCTCACGCGCAAAACGTTGGAGCTTTTGTATCAGTTGTACATCTTCTAATAAAACACTGCCATTTTTCCCAGCCGTCATTGAATTCTGGTTGTCACCTACAGGAGCACCATTATCTCGAGTAAGCGTTACCGCTGCTGCATTAAAGGCAAGGCTCATACTTAAGGCAATCACTAAATACTTTTTATTAAAATTCATTTTCTATCTCACTCACGCTATTAAATATATTATTGAGTTCGCAGTCTAGAACGATTATTTACGCATGTTAAAACGTTATAACCTAAGTGATTAAATGGTAAAAGCTATCCAATGAGCCTATAAATAGTCAGTACCTATCAATTGATTAGGTAATTATTATCAATATCTAGCTGGACTTTTATCGCTTATATATAAGATAATCCATCCAATAATAAATTCTTAAATAAAACTAACTATGCCTCTTCGCGATTACCAACAAGCAGCAGTAGATGCAGCTTTGGCTCACTTTAGAAAATCAGACCAACCCGCAGTTATCACCTTACCGACAGGCGCAGGAAAAAGTCACGTATTGGCCGAATTAGCACGTCTAGCGAGACATCCAGTACTGATCCTTGCCCATGTAAAAGAACTGGTAGAACAAAATCACAGTAAATTTGAACATGATAGTTTTGAAGCCGGTATCTTCGCGGCAGGTCTAGGTAAGAAACAAGACAGCTTCAAAACCACCTTTGCAAGTGTGCAGTCTTTAAGCCGTAATCTAGATAAGTTTGATGGCTTTTTCTCACTATTGATTATTGATGAGTGTCATCGTGTGAGTTTAAGTGAAGATAGCCAATACCAAAAAGTCATCAACCATTTAAAAAAGACTAATCCCAAGCTGAAAGTACTGGGCCTCACAGCGACACCTTATCGTTTAGATAAAGGCTGGATATACAGAAAACACTATCAAGGCTATGTAAGGACAGAAGACGAGACACCCTTTGAAAGTTGCATATTCGAACTGCCTTTACGCTATCTTGTGCAAAAAGAATTCTTAACCACCCCCGCAGTGATTGATGCGCCAGTTGCGCGTTATCAGTTTGACGACTTACCACAGGAATATAACGAAGTTCAATTAGATCAATTTTTAGCTAAAAGCCCGCGCGTAACACAAGCTATCTGTAAGCAATTGATCGAACTTGCCGCCAATCGTGAAGGCATCATGATCTTTGCCGCTAGTATTAAACATGCTCAAGAAATATTTAAGCTATTACCAGACGAACAAGCCGCTATTATCACAGGTAAAACCACCATTAAAGAACGTGATGAACTGATCCGCCAATTCAAAGCCAAAGAAGTAAAATATCTCGTCAATGTATCCGTATTAACCACAGGCTTTGATGCCCCACATGTCGATGTTATTGCCATTTTACGCCGTACGGACTCGGTAAGCTTATATCAACAAATCGCAGGTCGAGGGCTACGCCTTGCGGAAGGAAAAACAGACTGTTTAATCATTGACTACGCCGGTAATGGATTTGATTTATATCAGCCAGAGATAGGGTCAACCAAACCAAACAGTAATAGCGACCTGGTACAAGTACCTTGCCCTAGCTGTGATTTTGCCAACTTGTTTTGGGGAATAACGGATGCGGACGGTGATATCATTGAGCATTATGGTCGACGTTGCCAAGGGTTAGTTGAGCTCAGTAATGGCAGTGAAACACAATGCAATTACCGTTTTAAATACAAGCAATGCCCACAATGTAATGCTGAAAATGATATTGCTGCTCGCGAGTGCCAACAATGTCATGTCGATTTGATCGACCCTGATAATCAATTGAAAAAAGCGCTGCAACTTAAAGACCGTAAAGTGTTACGCTGTTCAGGTATTTCAGCGCTAGCTGATGGCGAAAAAATTAAAATAAATTACCATGATGAAGATGGTGATGTTGTCAAAGAGACCTTCTATTTCAGTAATAACAAACAACGTCAACGATTTTTCAGTATTTTTTCTAGAACCGTCACAGGGTCACCGATTAGCGCGACCACTGCCGAGCAAATAACAGCCCAAATTCAAAGCTTTGTCGCGCCAGACTTTGTCATTGCAAAAAAAGAAAAATACTTCTGGAAAATTGAACATCGTATATTTGACTATAAAGGGAATTACCGAAAAGCCAATCAGCAATAAAACATTCCTAAGTCACAAAAGCTTGAAAAACAATCATAAAAGTTTAAAAAAAAAGCAGTTGGCTGTCACTCTTTCAGAGGTATTGTCAACAGAAAAAACCACTAAAACTACCTATTTGGTAAATATACGTAAATAAGTACTTTTTATCTATAAAAGACTTGATTGGGACCCGTTAACATCTAGAATGAGTAGAACAAATACATCATCTGAACGAGCCATGGCAGACGTTTATAGACTGGCTCAGTCTCACCTCAGAACTTATATAACGTTTATATAAAACCCGGAGTTTATCAATTCATGAAAAAGTGGACCTTAGTCATGTTACTAATCGCACTAGCCTTATTTGGTAGTGTCATTAGTATGAATCTTTATAAACAAAAAATGATTGCAGAATTTATGGCCAACAGGCCTGAACCTGAATTCCCAGTTACTGTTGTCGATACTAAAACAGCTGATTGGATCCCAACAATTCAAGCTATTGGTTTCATTGAGCCTAACCAAGGTGTCGATATTGCGAATGAAGTAGCAGGTAAAATTGATAGCATCACTTTTGATTCTGGTACTAAAGTAACCAAAGGCCAACCATTAGTAAGCCTAGATTCTGAAGTCGAAAAAGCAAATCTGAAAAGCT is part of the Moritella viscosa genome and encodes:
- a CDS encoding putative acyl-CoA thiolase, encoding MIPQAFIYDAIRTPRGLGKPSGALYEVKPVNLLADLLNHLQVLHGFDTDAVDDIVLGCVTPIGDQGADIAKTAALVAGWKDNVAGVSLNRFCASGLKSVNIAAMKIRSGWEHLVIAGGVESMSRVKMGSDGGAWSMDPETSLATDYMPQGIGADLIATLDGYRREDVDAFAVRSHQRATAAWQRNAFDKSVIPVCDRNGILLLDKDQLVRPDCSLATLAKLNPSFSRLGQTVFDSVAQRKYPQVGQIQHVHTPGNASGIVDGAALVLLGSAEAGVKWGLKPRARVVATAVVGADPTIMLTGPVPATQKALAVAGLTIDDIDLFEVNEAFAAVVMRFMSELNVSPDIVNVNGGSIAMGHPLGATGAIILGTLLDELEARDLKRGLVTLCVGGGMGIATIIERVKG
- a CDS encoding ankyrin-like protein; translated protein: MSLSANELSDNAEYNTLLPYFYAAARTGDDEVVNEFLNAGLPIDVKNNKGYTALMIATYNGKTSIVNTLIKRGANVCAKDHRGNTALMAAIFRAEFKIANTLMKSDCDTNQQNNAGQTAVMYATLFGRDELKNLLIARGADVELQDKSGNSAKTIQAY
- the katB gene encoding catalase, with amino-acid sequence MNFNKKYLVIALSMSLAFNAAAVTLTRDNGAPVGDNQNSMTAGKNGSVLLEDVQLIQKLQRFARERIPERVVHARGTGAHGVFVATQDFSGITAAAPFADKGKETPVFVRFSSVMHSKGSPETLRDPRGFATKFYTDEGNWDLVGLNMPVFFIRDAIKFPDMVHSLKPSPVTNIQDPNRVFDFFSNEPGSTHMLTWLYSDNGTPASYRKMDGFGVHAYKMINESGEVNYVKFHWKSLQGIDNLDLDEVANVQSKDFQHLTRDLYDSIAEEQYPQWDLYIKVMNPSDLNNFQYNPLDVTKMWTNIPETKVGTMTLNRMPTNFFQETEQVAMSPANLIQGIEPSEDRLLQGRIFSYSDTQMYRLGANHQQLPINRPTVNVVNYNQDGAHNMGVTMSDVNYQPSSEGVVEDKKARHSTPSLTGHVQQLAIDKQSNFAQAGELYRSFTVQEQHNLIRNLSGDLGAVKNESVKYTMLSFFYKADTEYGTQLTKAVNGDLAKVIKMAMSL
- a CDS encoding putative helicase, which gives rise to MPLRDYQQAAVDAALAHFRKSDQPAVITLPTGAGKSHVLAELARLARHPVLILAHVKELVEQNHSKFEHDSFEAGIFAAGLGKKQDSFKTTFASVQSLSRNLDKFDGFFSLLIIDECHRVSLSEDSQYQKVINHLKKTNPKLKVLGLTATPYRLDKGWIYRKHYQGYVRTEDETPFESCIFELPLRYLVQKEFLTTPAVIDAPVARYQFDDLPQEYNEVQLDQFLAKSPRVTQAICKQLIELAANREGIMIFAASIKHAQEIFKLLPDEQAAIITGKTTIKERDELIRQFKAKEVKYLVNVSVLTTGFDAPHVDVIAILRRTDSVSLYQQIAGRGLRLAEGKTDCLIIDYAGNGFDLYQPEIGSTKPNSNSDLVQVPCPSCDFANLFWGITDADGDIIEHYGRRCQGLVELSNGSETQCNYRFKYKQCPQCNAENDIAARECQQCHVDLIDPDNQLKKALQLKDRKVLRCSGISALADGEKIKINYHDEDGDVVKETFYFSNNKQRQRFFSIFSRTVTGSPISATTAEQITAQIQSFVAPDFVIAKKEKYFWKIEHRIFDYKGNYRKANQQ